The Rutidosis leptorrhynchoides isolate AG116_Rl617_1_P2 unplaced genomic scaffold, CSIRO_AGI_Rlap_v1 contig14, whole genome shotgun sequence genome contains the following window.
AACTCAccaaatacatattaataaatgttgCAAACACAATCATAATACACATACTAGCTATTACAACCAACATAAAATGAAGCAACCATAATGTTTAACTAGTATAGAATTATAACCTACCATGTAAAGGCGTTCAATCTTCTCAATAACAGCACTGAAACGATGTGGACCCTCATCTTTCATTTGTTTATCGGTCGGCTGTCCCTGTTAAAGATCAAAGAGAGCTTAAAGTTCAACATCCAACTAGAAGCCACCGGTTCACAGACAACATATAATCATTCATTTAAAATGTGCAAAAGGCATTCAATCTAACACACAAGAAAATATTGGTACACAGACTACTTAATTCATAAGCTATCTGCTAAACTTTCTCATCCTGCTCAGAAATGTTTACAAAACTCCAACGTATCCAAAGTAACAACTAACAACAGCGAAATCAACAGTGCCAATAATTTTTGCTGCGGTCATTGTATTCTAACTTCACACAAGTTATTAAACAACAAACATTTGCAACAAAGTTAGAGATGGGTACATTTCTTCATCTCTGAAACTTTTCACCATTCTCGCCCATAAAACTTGGTATCGCATTGCTTGTCAGATGAATAGCAACTCACTACGATTCTCAACATTCAGTGAATTACAGTTGATTCACCAAAGATGAAAAGTAATTAGGGTTCAGCAATCCAATCAGAAAGGAAAATACTAACACTCACAGACATGTTCGATTAATACAGTAAATTAGCAGACTGTAAGAGAATTATCCAATTCCAATTAAAAAGAGTGTTACCGGAACAGTGCGAGACTCGAGGTTAGGGTGAGCGATAGGTTTAGGAGGCGAGTGTACGGAATTGGATCCGTTACTGAGCTTATTAGCGTCTTTCACAAGCCTCCTCCAGGAGACTGTTGTAGTATCTCCAGGTCGGAGGTTAACCGAGAATAATTTCCGGTCACCTTTTTTTATGAACGACGACTTCGTCGTAGACACGGCTTTGTCCTCCGCCGACGACGACGGCGGGGACTCGCTGACACCGATGCCTGTTTTCTCTTCCGCCATCGAGGATTTTACATTACGCAAATCTGAATTTAAGAATCGAAGGAATCAAGCAACCTAGTGGAAATGGAGTGTGGGAGGGAAGGAAAGAAGACCGCTAGATTCAGTTGCGCGGGAGAGACAAATAATTTATTAgggtttcttttatttttattctttTTCTTTTGCCGAGAATTTTTAGAAATTGAAATTGGAGAGTGGAAACGGATCGGGATCGTATGGGGCAGGACCTAACCAGTTCAGACCAGGACCACACCGATCAACGGATAGTATAGTGGTTAAGGAGTGTTCGTTTCTTGTTTATGAAGGTTCGAACATGCTTGAACATGTTTCAAACAATCTCCAAAAATATCGAATAGTCTAAAATacgtttttttcttttttataaaaaACACGTATTTTCAAACTATTTTAAGTATATTCCGCAAACCAAACGAACGGATCTAACAGTTCTGAGGTCAAAATCGGCATTCATGAATCGTAATAAAACCGTTACATTAACGGGTTCAGTATAAAATCGGCTCGAATCGACGGCCCTATTCCGACTCGTATCATGCTATCGCCACAGGGAAGCCTAGCCAAAAATCTAATCCAAAACCCAAAAACATTGTTAAACCTCTGCTCTGCAAAATCGCAAATTTCCCTCATTTTCTCATATCAAATGTCCACAACCACAGCCACCACTCTTTTCCTCACTCCACCACCGTTCTTTACTCCCAAATCCCAAATCCTCCTTCGTACCACCGCGACAACACTCTTCCCCAGCTTCAAGCTGAGACCGAGCATAATTTCCAAAAGGAAACAGATTCGTTTCATTGTAAAATCCGATGACGGCGACGCCGATGGTGGAGGTCCTGACGACTACGACATGGACGAGGACGAGGCGGAGGAGGTGGATAACAAGAAGGACTATGATGTGGAGTACGAGCCTGGAGTTGGTGGCCGTGGTGATGATGACATTGCCGTTGTGGATAGCAAAAGTTTCGTGTCGACGCAAGGTTGGGATTCTGAGACTGTGGTGAAGTACAGGATCAATGAGGACGAGTTTCACAAGATTTGCTTGCTTCATTGTGATTTCTTCATCAGGAAACCGCCCGACCCGGATAATGATGTGTTTGATTTCAGAGAGGTAAAAAAGTCTTTAATTTTGTCCAAATGTGGAGAATGTTTGCAGAAATTTTTGTTGATTTTGTGATATGGGTAGGATTTGGTTTATAGAACTTTTGGGGAATGTATTTGACCTTTACTATTTTTGCTATGTAGATGTATGTTACTCCTCCAGATACGGATGTTTATGCCATTCCAAGAGTTCTTGCTCCAATGCCCGAAAAGGTGTTGTTTCTGGTCATCTTGTTCATTTAAATTATACGTACTTGGGTTTCGTTATAGTAATATTGAATCTACTTGAGATGACAAATGCCTTGCATATTTAAGTTCCAATAGACACTGATGACCTACTTATTACTATCTGTTAGTGTTATTATGTATGTAGATTAACGGGTTTGTTTACTTGATGGTCCTGAAAGTAATCAATTAGTTCGTGTTCTCATACTACTCTCCTGACATTCGCTATATTAAAAAATGCAGTACATACGCTGCGCAAAGAGTGAGTATGGAATGTACAATGTCACAGAGCCTCCCATCGATGCTCCTAGAGATCCAATGTATAAGTCTGACTGGGAAGTCACAAAGGTATTAAAGGAAACGCTTATTTTTTCCCTGACTTGATTTACATCAGAGCATAGCATATCAGCACCTTTATTCACATGTTTCGTGCAACAGGTTTTCTTAACAAAGCATTACCGGAACAGGAGGTCAGGTGATCCAGAGTTTTTCCTGGATTTTGAAGAAATTTATGTCATTGATTCTTATACAAAGTCAATCACCAGAGCAAAAGTCCTGGTGAGACAATCTAGTTTTCGTGCTAGTTTTTAATATTCTCCTGAGCTACTTTGTTAAAAGGCAATGCAAGCCCAGCCTTTCATTTCTCTTTTAACTCGTCTTGCTCTTAATATATCCAATACACTCTGCGGATTTTTCATGGACACCTGTTTAAATTTGGCAGTTCATAACGTCTAATACATTTGGTAGACATGCATCTCATTTTGCATGCATTTATGGATGTAATGGCATAATCAAAGCAATTTAACCTATCAACTTGAGATCTGTTTTCTATGCCAAGTGTTCTGTCTGCTCTTGAAATGGATAgaattttttgtatatatataatatattaatcatTGATGCAGCCTTATGCTGTACAATTTTTAACAAATCTACTTCCATTTGTTTTTATTGGTTCATATAAATTGTCTTCCTGCTTGTTTCTCGTGTTACTTTCTGACTCTGCATAAATTTGATGGTTTCTTTCCATAGGTCACAATTCCAGAAGGAAGAAAAAGAGATAGAAAGCATGATTTGCTTGTCGTTCGTGATAAGGGGAACTCGTTCAAAATAATTCATGCGGTAAGTGCCTGTCTGTCTGCCTCAAAATCCAGTTTTTGGTAGCTTAATTAGTGGGTCATTTATTGACTGATGATTCATAATATATATGCCTTAATTATTTGTTTAATTCAGAGTGAAAGAGATGATCCCACGACTGTAATTGAAAGGCAAGAGTGGTCCAAGACTAGAGAAGACATGGAGAGACATCTAAGTAAGCTACGTGATTTCAGTGTATCAAACtggttttgatctgtgtgaacaaAACCTGGGAATTTTGCTCTAACAAATGTATAAAGTTAGAAAAAGGGCTATAATAAGGTCCTTCATTTTATCATCAATGTggcaattcttttttttttttttttttgaagataaATGTGGCAATTCTAAGTACTGTAATTTATTGAGTTGGAGTAaagtaatactaatttttatttttgaGTTTGTAATCCTAATATTTTAACTTGTGTGAGATTGAACAAGGCTAGCTGACTGTAACTTAATTTTACTTTTATGCCACACCTACTGTCCGTTAATTACTGTTAGAAATTGTGTGTACATATAATAATGTAATGCATATACATGTTcgaaataataaaaatggtaaatgAAACAAAATGTAGTAGTTATATAACGTACAAACAGATGTACCATGCATGGTTCCAATGGGTTAATTGAAGCTCCAACAGTGTTATGTCCAAACCCTAGGGCAACCTACCATTCTATTTGCTCGACTCAGTCATTATTTCCCCATATATTAAGGCACCAAGTCTCATATTCAAAAACCTTCTTTCGCTTTTCTTCTTTCTGCATTCCCTGATTCCCACTTCTTTTATTAGATGAGTTATTACAATTGACAAAATCTCTATCTCTCGATTTTGATTTGATGGTTAAGATGtgatataattataccatatttagGATCCATCACTTAAAAACCCTAAAAGATAAGGCCATGTAAAGTAGTAATTTTTTCCTTTGCGTATGAAGAAATTAATATGCCCTGGACATTTTCCTTATTTGTCCATAATCTAACCTAGAATATTACTAAAACTCTCAATTAAACATCAATTAAGTATCAATCAGTCACAGACAAAAACAAAAGACAGGCATTGATATACAAATTAATATACGTACAGTAGATTGATGAGAGTCACGTAGACGACCAACGGTTTACAATGTGAAACAAATAGTTAAGATGAGACTAGCTCGGGGAAATATGAAATGAGGTAATTAAAAGCAGTTGGCTTGGGCTTGTCAATGGCCTATAAAAGAAACCCTTCCTTTCTGTGTCACTATGAAAGTCTCTTAACTTGAAACCAATAATAGAAAACCCTTCCTCCTCCTCCCGTTTACAAATTTCTTACTCCATGTgatatctctctatatatatgtatccttaaaAGCAAagcaataagaaaaaaaaaaatcaattattAAGGGAAGAATTGAGTTTAATTTTGAGAGAAATCAGCTAATTAAGATCAGATGGGGAGAGGGAAGATTGAGATAAAGAGAATTGAGAATTCAAGCAACAGGCAAGTGACTTATTCAAAGAGAAGGAATGGGATAATGAAGAAAGCTAAAGAGATCACTGTCTTGTGTGATGCTAAGGTCTCTCTCATTGTCTTTGCTAACTCTGGAAAGATGCATGACTATTGCAGTCCTTCTACCAAGTATGTTTTTATAGAATTCAATTTAccctatatattaattaattacaaGTATATTATATATGAGTTTTGGTTTTGACTTCAGTTTTCTTTTTCATATGATGACTTCTCAAG
Protein-coding sequences here:
- the LOC139881293 gene encoding PLASTID TRANSCRIPTIONALLY ACTIVE protein 6, chloroplastic, yielding MSTTTATTLFLTPPPFFTPKSQILLRTTATTLFPSFKLRPSIISKRKQIRFIVKSDDGDADGGGPDDYDMDEDEAEEVDNKKDYDVEYEPGVGGRGDDDIAVVDSKSFVSTQGWDSETVVKYRINEDEFHKICLLHCDFFIRKPPDPDNDVFDFREMYVTPPDTDVYAIPRVLAPMPEKYIRCAKSEYGMYNVTEPPIDAPRDPMYKSDWEVTKVFLTKHYRNRRSGDPEFFLDFEEIYVIDSYTKSITRAKVLVTIPEGRKRDRKHDLLVVRDKGNSFKIIHASERDDPTTVIERQEWSKTREDMERHLSKLRDFSVSNWF